One Bacteroidota bacterium genomic window carries:
- a CDS encoding T9SS type A sorting domain-containing protein, producing the protein MKKIYLLALVLIGFNAKAQYFQHLYGSGNTWEMLTDGNNAYSGGNAGHFLIGPGGSSFPGDFTINVQRTDMDGLFSNPQTFNYQYYLTDITNPPAMPAFFSADHIRTVEFSNGNGYAVAGSYLSGGATTMGIFYTHINPTGNVVTSAGYFQNLWGVTHTNVSVQEIVESVSNPGDLYITGYLTVAGTGNNRVFVIKIDQNGTLLWGATYDMTNNYNTDSDMSHDIVESSNYNSTCSCHEVMVVGEHIDKTTAASLPDAFFLRLNSNTGVPTQQVDFYGTAGSRDVFTSIIQADNTNIDANGNGFAIAGFSDINGSGIDAWFMALDYSGAIVWDELYDYNHPAGNVGNDYAMDLIERMNSSSNYEYYLAGYTDQGFFGFDDMLVIKTDDNGNAVTGGQFTYGEVDLDRAMRIDQLNGYGTDNDGIAIYGYTSYISPYSLGGFDHMLVKAYFNGVSACQYDMRDAVQISGSATRTTAWTGEYWPNSFYDFPFLVDYYQNLQDNQICYTTQNADGSNARVAPVAPKGDKEAVVSPNPMAQGSQLALVEVESNGPATVQVEVFDMLGKQYAVGNYTLTKGKNHLPVDLSTANMSAGMYTVKITGTTINQNILLVVK; encoded by the coding sequence ATGAAAAAAATCTATCTATTAGCACTAGTACTTATTGGCTTTAATGCAAAAGCACAGTACTTTCAACACCTTTATGGCAGTGGCAACACTTGGGAAATGCTTACCGACGGTAACAACGCATATTCAGGTGGTAATGCAGGCCATTTTCTAATCGGCCCGGGTGGTTCAAGTTTCCCCGGCGACTTTACAATCAATGTCCAGCGAACCGATATGGATGGTTTGTTTAGTAATCCTCAAACTTTTAACTATCAGTATTACCTAACTGACATCACTAATCCGCCTGCAATGCCTGCATTCTTTAGTGCCGACCACATAAGAACGGTTGAATTTAGCAATGGAAACGGTTATGCAGTCGCTGGCTCATACCTAAGCGGCGGGGCTACAACAATGGGGATTTTTTACACACACATTAACCCAACGGGAAACGTTGTTACCTCAGCCGGATATTTTCAAAACCTTTGGGGTGTTACTCACACCAATGTTAGTGTTCAAGAGATTGTGGAATCGGTATCAAATCCCGGCGACTTGTACATAACAGGTTATCTAACCGTAGCAGGAACCGGAAACAATCGTGTTTTTGTTATTAAAATCGACCAAAACGGAACATTGCTTTGGGGCGCAACCTATGACATGACAAACAACTACAACACCGATTCTGATATGTCGCACGACATTGTTGAAAGCTCAAACTACAACTCAACATGTAGCTGTCATGAGGTAATGGTAGTTGGTGAACACATTGATAAAACTACTGCCGCTTCTCTACCCGATGCCTTTTTCTTGCGTCTAAACAGTAATACGGGTGTACCCACACAACAAGTTGATTTTTACGGCACAGCCGGCTCAAGGGATGTTTTTACATCTATCATTCAGGCCGACAACACAAACATTGACGCAAACGGTAACGGCTTTGCCATTGCGGGTTTCAGCGATATAAACGGTAGTGGTATTGATGCTTGGTTTATGGCGCTTGATTACAGTGGAGCTATTGTTTGGGACGAGCTATACGATTATAACCACCCCGCTGGTAATGTTGGCAACGATTACGCGATGGACCTTATTGAGCGAATGAACAGCAGCAGCAATTATGAATACTATTTAGCAGGTTATACCGACCAAGGCTTTTTTGGGTTTGATGATATGCTGGTGATAAAAACCGACGATAACGGAAATGCAGTGACAGGCGGCCAGTTTACATACGGCGAAGTTGATTTAGACAGAGCAATGCGCATTGACCAACTAAATGGCTACGGTACTGATAATGATGGAATAGCTATTTACGGATACACCTCATACATTTCACCATACTCTTTGGGTGGATTTGACCACATGCTTGTAAAGGCCTACTTTAACGGTGTTAGTGCTTGCCAATACGACATGAGGGATGCTGTACAAATCTCCGGTTCAGCTACACGCACCACTGCTTGGACAGGCGAGTATTGGCCCAACTCATTCTATGATTTTCCATTTTTGGTTGATTATTATCAAAACCTGCAAGACAATCAAATTTGCTATACCACACAAAATGCCGACGGCTCTAATGCACGCGTAGCCCCTGTTGCACCCAAAGGAGATAAAGAGGCTGTAGTTAGCCCCAACCCAATGGCACAAGGCAGCCAATTGGCCCTTGTTGAGGTAGAAAGCAACGGCCCTGCTACAGTTCAAGTAGAGGTATTTGATATGCTGGGCAAACAATACGCTGTCGGTAACTATACCCTTACTAAAGGCAAAAACCATCTTCCTGTTGACTTAAGCACTGCTAATATGAGTGCGGGTATGTACACTGTAAAAATTACGGGTACCACCATCAACCAAAATATTTTACTGGTAGTAAAATAA
- a CDS encoding T9SS type A sorting domain-containing protein, which translates to MKKTFFTLTLSLMAYLCQAQYFQHVYGATSNENWPSGVNTFVQPQGHFIGANGSNSAGVAGVLAAYADNTGNILGAPNFNNFYTIGTAVGSTHNLSHTKVFEMNSGAGFGVVGLYQSPAGSGVYYMQLDPNGNIIPGGTFDYTPMPVPGYMWNAIAVGNISKSASGNELYIVGSLQETSTTFDIHSFVIKIDIMTGAIFWSQIFSVSNTVSPAISRDWGYDVIESPYIGTWGPEVIVVGTTYDNSGTRTADGYLVHFDAIFGNITFPWAVFFGTNNSEEYLTSITVSNSVAGGGTGFVLGGHSNYFNGGADWDFWMVKTDQNCGTTYWSTLHDYAANPGANGLSYDVMERLNTSSNYEYYLAGETDNGVFGSSDAVVLKTNDFGVAVANGEFTYGGSAYDMAAQLDQYNGTSVDGLSTYGLGTFATGVGGTDAYVVKSYFDGNSGCNESFATPIAQTGPGMFSESQFSTLSTFNSAMLLAFSSSASDAQLCNTSSIPGASNARMAPVEPKGDKEAIVSPNPMQQGSSVAMVEVESNEPTTVQIAVYDMLGKQYAAGNYTLTKGKNQLPVDLSTANMAAGMYTVKISGTAINQNILLMVK; encoded by the coding sequence ATGAAAAAAACCTTTTTTACCTTAACACTTTCATTAATGGCATACTTATGCCAAGCTCAGTATTTTCAACACGTTTACGGAGCAACTAGCAACGAAAACTGGCCATCAGGCGTAAACACATTTGTGCAACCCCAAGGACATTTTATTGGTGCCAACGGTTCAAATTCTGCTGGCGTTGCTGGGGTTTTAGCAGCTTATGCCGACAATACCGGCAACATTTTAGGTGCACCAAACTTCAATAATTTCTACACAATCGGAACGGCAGTAGGCTCTACTCACAACCTTAGCCACACCAAGGTATTTGAAATGAACAGTGGCGCAGGTTTTGGTGTTGTGGGTTTATATCAAAGTCCCGCAGGTAGCGGCGTGTACTATATGCAATTAGACCCCAACGGCAACATAATACCCGGCGGTACTTTTGATTATACACCGATGCCCGTACCGGGTTACATGTGGAATGCCATTGCTGTAGGTAACATTTCTAAATCAGCCTCAGGCAATGAATTGTACATAGTAGGTTCGCTGCAAGAAACCTCTACCACCTTTGATATACACAGTTTTGTTATCAAAATCGACATCATGACCGGCGCAATATTCTGGTCGCAAATATTCTCAGTTTCAAACACAGTCTCACCTGCAATTTCAAGAGACTGGGGATACGATGTAATAGAAAGCCCTTACATAGGAACATGGGGACCTGAAGTGATTGTAGTAGGTACTACTTATGACAATAGCGGAACCCGCACTGCCGATGGTTACTTGGTACATTTTGATGCCATATTCGGTAACATTACTTTCCCTTGGGCTGTGTTTTTTGGCACAAACAATTCTGAAGAGTACTTAACCTCAATTACAGTATCAAATAGTGTTGCCGGTGGTGGTACAGGCTTTGTTTTGGGTGGCCATAGCAACTATTTTAACGGCGGTGCCGACTGGGATTTTTGGATGGTGAAAACCGATCAAAACTGTGGTACTACTTATTGGTCGACTCTGCACGACTATGCCGCAAACCCCGGAGCAAACGGCCTTAGCTATGATGTAATGGAAAGGCTAAATACATCAAGTAATTATGAGTATTACTTGGCCGGAGAAACCGACAACGGCGTTTTTGGCAGCTCGGATGCAGTTGTATTAAAAACCAATGATTTTGGTGTTGCAGTTGCCAATGGTGAGTTTACCTATGGTGGTTCAGCTTATGATATGGCTGCACAACTTGACCAATACAACGGCACTTCTGTTGACGGCTTAAGCACTTACGGGTTGGGTACTTTTGCAACAGGAGTAGGTGGCACTGATGCGTATGTAGTGAAATCTTACTTTGATGGTAACTCAGGCTGTAATGAATCGTTTGCCACACCAATAGCACAAACAGGCCCCGGTATGTTTAGCGAATCTCAATTCAGCACCTTATCTACATTTAACTCAGCAATGCTTTTGGCTTTCTCATCATCAGCCAGCGATGCTCAACTTTGCAATACTTCATCAATCCCGGGCGCATCAAATGCCCGCATGGCTCCTGTAGAACCTAAAGGTGATAAAGAAGCAATTGTATCTCCCAACCCTATGCAACAAGGTAGTTCAGTTGCAATGGTTGAGGTAGAAAGCAACGAACCAACAACTGTACAAATTGCCGTGTATGATATGCTTGGCAAACAATACGCTGCCGGTAACTATACCCTTACTAAAGGTAAAAACCAATTGCCTGTTGACCTAAGCACAGCCAACATGGCAGCAGGCATGTACACCGTAAAAATCAGCGGCACTGCTATTAACCAAAACATTTTACTAATGGTAAAATAA
- a CDS encoding T9SS type A sorting domain-containing protein — protein MKKYVLLFSLAVAGICAKAQYFQHLYGSPDLQQTISGVNTFIQPQGHLMASENNINFSSASNLIVTYTDVNGDILSAPNFNNEYTISDLSGTVLHITSVNVFELENGSGFGAVGLFNNGTGAVQGIFYLQLDPTGNPTNIFSYTPVPLTVAWYNLISVSAVAKSPGTDDLYITGSTETSLSQNFIYALKINTVGGNILWSSFYDVIQVGFPQKEFSNDIIESPYMPLGQPEVVIVGGGYDYNSTSTDGIFFRLNANTGAPTFPWALFYGTAATNEQFTSIDIANSPAGGTNGFIIGGVANMGSGSSDFWLMKSDPTGGTVWSSTYDYTGNPGNNNFCNDVKERLNTFAQYEYYACGTTSNGTMGGADVLVIKTDDLGNGVPNGEFAYNTGNDDIGYNLDQYNGTPADGLSIFGISYNGGIGLGDEYLIKSYFNGLSGCNETFSTPSPQPGPGLYSETRLNDFDFFVLNNLSVSSTTLSDVTLCYNTSITGGDNSRMAPAEPKGDKEAVVSPNPMQQGSSVAVVELETEAPAVVQITIYDVLGKQYYNAEHELVKGKNQLPLTLSNTNMAAGMYTVKISGTTISKNILLMVK, from the coding sequence ATGAAAAAATACGTTTTACTATTTTCGTTGGCCGTTGCAGGAATATGTGCTAAGGCCCAGTACTTTCAACACCTTTACGGCTCACCCGATTTACAACAAACCATTTCGGGGGTAAACACATTCATCCAACCTCAGGGACATTTAATGGCCTCTGAAAACAACATAAACTTTAGCTCTGCATCAAATTTAATTGTAACCTACACGGATGTGAACGGCGACATTTTAAGTGCTCCGAACTTTAATAATGAGTACACAATAAGCGATTTAAGTGGTACTGTTCTTCACATTACTTCTGTAAATGTATTTGAGCTTGAAAACGGCAGTGGTTTTGGTGCTGTAGGCCTGTTTAACAACGGCACAGGTGCTGTTCAAGGAATATTCTACTTGCAGTTAGACCCTACAGGAAACCCGACCAATATTTTCAGCTACACCCCTGTGCCATTAACGGTGGCGTGGTACAATCTTATCAGTGTATCAGCTGTAGCTAAATCACCCGGCACTGATGATTTATATATCACAGGTTCTACCGAAACCAGCTTGAGCCAAAACTTTATTTACGCCTTAAAAATCAACACTGTGGGCGGAAACATCCTATGGTCAAGTTTTTATGATGTAATACAAGTCGGCTTCCCACAAAAAGAATTTTCAAACGATATTATTGAAAGCCCTTACATGCCATTAGGCCAACCAGAAGTAGTGATTGTTGGCGGCGGGTATGATTACAATTCTACCAGCACCGATGGTATATTTTTCAGGCTAAATGCAAATACGGGTGCCCCTACTTTCCCTTGGGCACTTTTCTACGGTACTGCCGCCACCAACGAGCAGTTTACATCCATAGACATTGCCAACAGCCCTGCCGGTGGCACTAATGGGTTTATTATTGGCGGTGTTGCTAATATGGGCTCGGGGAGTTCTGATTTTTGGTTAATGAAAAGTGACCCAACCGGAGGCACGGTTTGGTCTTCAACGTATGATTACACCGGAAATCCGGGGAATAACAACTTTTGCAACGACGTAAAAGAACGTTTAAACACATTTGCCCAATACGAGTACTATGCTTGCGGTACAACATCCAATGGAACTATGGGAGGCGCAGATGTATTAGTAATAAAAACTGACGATTTGGGTAACGGTGTGCCCAATGGTGAATTTGCCTACAATACGGGAAATGACGATATTGGTTATAACCTTGACCAATACAACGGCACCCCTGCTGACGGGCTTAGCATATTTGGAATATCGTATAACGGCGGTATTGGCTTAGGCGATGAGTACTTAATAAAATCATACTTCAACGGGCTATCTGGCTGTAACGAAACCTTTAGCACTCCCAGCCCGCAACCGGGTCCCGGTTTATATAGTGAAACCCGTTTGAACGATTTTGACTTCTTTGTTTTAAACAATTTATCGGTTTCATCAACCACACTTAGTGATGTTACTTTGTGCTACAACACATCAATTACTGGCGGTGATAACTCACGCATGGCTCCTGCTGAACCTAAAGGTGATAAAGAAGCTGTGGTATCTCCCAACCCAATGCAACAAGGCAGCTCTGTAGCTGTTGTTGAGCTAGAAACTGAAGCCCCTGCTGTAGTTCAAATCACAATTTACGATGTGCTTGGCAAACAATACTACAATGCCGAACACGAGCTTGTAAAAGGTAAAAATCAATTACCGCTAACGCTAAGCAATACCAACATGGCTGCCGGTATGTACACCGTAAAAATCAGCGGAACCACTATCAGCAAAAACATTTTGTTAATGGTTAAATAA
- a CDS encoding T9SS type A sorting domain-containing protein, with product MKNLLLTALVLLGVSAKAQYFQHVYGTADPEELRSGVNTFAQPQGHFMAGVTQDPVTFQSSLIATYTDVNGAPNFNNEYQITDPITGTVNTVHWTRVFEMNNGAGFGVVGVHRDPVAGTASPSKLFYMQLDPNGNVMNVFDYAPIPGTYTWDVNIVGNVTESATGNEIYITGALQANAPLVHVFAMKLDVMSGAIIWSNIYDIPHGSPISREVGMDIIENPYNPLGQPEAMIVGYAHGIGVTNDGFVIRVDANTGVLNLPWAIMYGTASSNDAFYSITVANSGAGGNQGFVIGGHSNVNGSNDAWLIKVDPTGWGTIWSNLYDYSFNPGSDDNCRDVIERFSPMLGQYQYFMTGSTNNGFFGGEDVLVIKTDDMGNGLGEYTYGGANGDRGASLDQYDNTAADGLSTFATGDLAALGSTDFYLIKSYYDGNSGCNEYLSIPNVTTGPGLYYEYYITDFNGFSFGSLMASSSTVSDMNLCFNNTIPGASNARMAPAEPKGDKEAVILPNPMAPGSPVAFVELETDMPATVEVAIYDMLGKQYYNGSHTLVKGNNQLPLDISNANMAAGMYTVKVTGASIAQNILLIVK from the coding sequence ATGAAAAATCTACTATTAACTGCACTGGTGTTACTTGGCGTATCAGCCAAGGCACAGTATTTTCAACATGTTTACGGAACTGCCGACCCTGAAGAACTCCGCTCAGGGGTAAATACTTTTGCACAACCCCAAGGCCATTTTATGGCTGGGGTGACTCAAGACCCTGTTACATTCCAATCCTCTCTTATTGCCACCTATACCGATGTAAATGGTGCTCCAAACTTTAACAACGAATACCAAATCACTGACCCAATTACAGGTACAGTTAATACTGTACACTGGACTAGGGTTTTTGAAATGAACAACGGAGCCGGTTTTGGTGTGGTAGGTGTGCACCGCGACCCTGTTGCGGGTACTGCAAGCCCGTCTAAATTGTTTTACATGCAATTAGACCCCAACGGTAATGTGATGAATGTTTTTGACTATGCTCCAATACCAGGCACATACACATGGGATGTGAACATTGTAGGTAACGTTACTGAAAGTGCTACCGGTAATGAAATTTATATTACAGGGGCTCTACAAGCCAACGCTCCCTTGGTACATGTTTTTGCGATGAAACTAGACGTTATGTCCGGTGCAATCATTTGGTCTAACATTTACGATATTCCACACGGCTCACCTATATCACGTGAAGTGGGAATGGACATTATCGAAAATCCATACAACCCTCTTGGCCAACCTGAAGCCATGATTGTTGGCTATGCACACGGCATAGGTGTTACCAACGATGGTTTTGTAATCCGTGTAGATGCAAATACAGGGGTACTAAACCTGCCTTGGGCTATAATGTACGGTACTGCCAGCAGCAACGATGCTTTTTACAGTATTACTGTAGCAAATAGCGGAGCAGGTGGTAACCAAGGTTTTGTTATTGGCGGACATAGCAATGTAAACGGCAGTAACGATGCATGGTTGATAAAAGTTGACCCTACCGGTTGGGGCACTATTTGGTCTAACTTGTATGACTATAGCTTTAATCCCGGTTCTGACGACAATTGCAGAGACGTTATTGAACGCTTTAGCCCAATGCTAGGCCAATACCAATATTTTATGACAGGCTCTACCAACAATGGTTTCTTTGGTGGTGAAGATGTTTTGGTAATTAAAACCGACGATATGGGTAATGGCCTTGGCGAGTACACCTACGGAGGCGCAAATGGCGACAGAGGTGCATCACTTGACCAATACGATAATACTGCTGCCGACGGTCTTAGCACATTTGCTACCGGCGATTTAGCTGCACTTGGCTCAACCGACTTTTACCTAATCAAATCATACTACGACGGAAACTCAGGATGTAATGAATACTTATCAATACCAAACGTTACAACAGGTCCCGGATTATACTATGAGTATTACATAACTGATTTTAACGGATTCTCTTTTGGTTCGTTAATGGCCTCTTCAAGCACTGTAAGTGATATGAATTTGTGCTTCAACAACACTATACCCGGTGCCAGCAACGCCCGTATGGCGCCGGCTGAACCCAAAGGTGATAAAGAAGCGGTGATATTGCCAAACCCAATGGCACCAGGCAGCCCCGTTGCATTTGTTGAATTGGAAACTGATATGCCTGCCACTGTAGAAGTAGCCATTTATGATATGCTTGGCAAACAGTATTACAACGGTTCACATACACTGGTGAAAGGTAACAACCAATTACCGCTAGATATTAGCAATGCTAATATGGCAGCCGGTATGTACACCGTAAAAGTAACAGGCGCTTCAATTGCACAAAACATACTGTTAATTGTTAAATAA
- a CDS encoding T9SS type A sorting domain-containing protein produces the protein MKKIYLLTALLFAGMCANAQFYQHTYGTTNGEGRGQGVNTFATGQGHIVAAPTWNTSTTTQDILVVNTDVNGNVNAFNNTYSLIHSSGVTLTAQNTIPIEFSNGSGYGIFGLFYDPSGTALPGIYYLEIDAAGNVVNTTEYNPAGTGRYVVEVADVTESLGGGDFYITGTIDPVVTGGSFWIFVLKIDQAGNIIWSTIPDIINPSTTSSRDWAKGIVESPYMPTGNQEVVVVGQTYANGGSSDAFFLRLDATSGAALASPLIYGTTSTFEVFDCIKISNNAASGGPGFIIGGTTDANGSSSNRDFWLMQTDDQGNPYWSYTYDYNGGSGNWDNSTDVIERLNQSGFYEYYLGGLTGSGNLGGTDLVVQKIDDVGNSVAEFTYGSGADDIGTSLDYFDGTGNDGLSVFGTFNGGAVGSTDAYQVQAYFNGLSGCNESFSTSSAVSAPGIITKYNIRPRISLTNVGMFATNSTANDGNLCFATSIAGGSNARLAPAEPKGDKEAIVSPNPMNQGSPVAMVELEAETPATVEIAVYDMLGKQYVSGSHTLVKGINQLPVDLSTANMAAGMYTVKITGINISKNILLIIK, from the coding sequence ATGAAAAAAATCTATCTACTAACAGCATTACTATTTGCAGGCATGTGCGCAAATGCACAGTTCTACCAACACACTTACGGAACCACTAATGGTGAAGGCCGTGGCCAAGGTGTAAACACCTTTGCTACAGGACAAGGGCACATTGTCGCCGCTCCAACATGGAACACATCAACCACCACACAGGATATTCTTGTTGTGAACACCGATGTGAATGGTAACGTTAATGCGTTTAACAATACTTATTCGCTCATCCACTCATCGGGCGTAACCTTAACTGCTCAAAACACTATTCCTATTGAGTTTAGCAATGGTTCAGGCTACGGTATTTTTGGCTTGTTCTACGACCCCAGCGGTACAGCACTTCCCGGTATTTATTACCTTGAAATTGACGCCGCCGGAAACGTTGTGAACACCACAGAATATAACCCTGCCGGAACAGGAAGGTACGTGGTTGAAGTTGCTGACGTAACAGAATCATTAGGTGGCGGCGATTTTTACATTACCGGAACAATAGACCCTGTAGTAACAGGTGGCAGCTTTTGGATATTTGTATTAAAAATAGACCAAGCCGGAAATATAATATGGTCGACTATTCCTGATATTATTAACCCTAGCACTACATCATCACGCGACTGGGCAAAAGGGATTGTAGAAAGCCCTTATATGCCAACCGGTAACCAAGAAGTAGTTGTGGTTGGTCAAACGTATGCCAACGGAGGCTCTTCAGATGCATTCTTCTTAAGGTTAGACGCAACCTCAGGTGCTGCATTAGCAAGCCCTCTTATTTATGGTACTACCAGTACTTTTGAGGTGTTTGATTGTATAAAAATATCAAACAATGCAGCATCGGGCGGTCCCGGCTTTATTATCGGCGGAACTACTGATGCTAACGGAAGCAGCTCTAACCGCGATTTTTGGTTGATGCAAACCGATGACCAAGGAAATCCTTATTGGAGCTATACTTATGATTACAATGGCGGTTCAGGTAACTGGGACAACTCTACCGATGTTATTGAACGCTTAAATCAATCAGGTTTTTACGAATACTACCTTGGCGGTTTAACCGGTTCAGGTAATTTGGGAGGAACTGACTTGGTGGTTCAAAAAATAGATGACGTTGGTAACTCAGTTGCTGAGTTTACTTACGGTAGTGGTGCTGACGATATAGGTACATCACTTGACTATTTTGACGGCACCGGAAACGACGGTTTAAGTGTATTTGGAACATTTAACGGTGGCGCTGTAGGCTCAACTGACGCCTACCAAGTACAAGCTTACTTCAACGGTCTATCAGGCTGTAATGAAAGCTTTAGCACCTCATCCGCTGTGAGTGCCCCCGGTATCATCACCAAATACAACATCAGGCCAAGAATTTCTCTTACAAATGTTGGAATGTTTGCAACAAACTCAACTGCCAACGATGGTAACTTGTGTTTCGCAACCAGCATAGCAGGTGGTAGCAACGCCCGCTTAGCTCCTGCTGAACCTAAAGGAGATAAAGAAGCAATTGTATCACCCAACCCAATGAACCAAGGCAGCCCGGTTGCTATGGTAGAGTTGGAAGCAGAAACTCCTGCAACAGTAGAAATTGCTGTATATGATATGCTTGGCAAACAATACGTAAGCGGTTCGCATACCCTTGTAAAGGGTATCAACCAACTACCTGTCGACCTAAGCACAGCTAACATGGCTGCCGGTATGTATACTGTGAAAATTACTGGAATAAATATCAGCAAAAACATACTATTAATAATCAAGTAA
- a CDS encoding MGMT family protein, which yields MQNKELSFFEMVYEVVKLIPEGRVTSYGAIARYLGSGQSARMVGWAMNASFTSPTPVPAHRVVNSAGLLSGRLHFSPPEKMQELLEAEGIVIDNHQVVDFEQKFWDPAKELKI from the coding sequence ATGCAAAACAAAGAGTTGAGTTTTTTTGAAATGGTATATGAAGTAGTAAAACTTATTCCCGAAGGGCGGGTAACCAGTTACGGTGCCATTGCACGCTATTTGGGTTCAGGTCAATCAGCACGAATGGTGGGTTGGGCAATGAATGCTTCGTTTACATCTCCTACCCCTGTGCCCGCACACCGTGTAGTTAATAGTGCCGGACTTTTAAGCGGCAGGCTCCACTTTTCTCCCCCCGAAAAAATGCAAGAGTTGCTTGAAGCCGAGGGTATTGTAATTGATAACCATCAGGTGGTAGACTTTGAACAAAAATTTTGGGACCCTGCTAAAGAATTAAAGATTTAG
- a CDS encoding DUF3347 domain-containing protein, translating to MKKIVILLVAFFTATATIQAQDSAIKNFAKADKTFIKQLNTVLESYYPLKDALVKTSATTAATAATDLANTLEKAKTDKLTDEQKTYYTGHYSHLTTQLQLIAGSSDVEVQRKAFEQVSLSMYALIKSFKANAQTVYRQYCPMAFKGQGAYWLSDNEEVMNPYFGNKMLHCGNVEEEF from the coding sequence ATGAAGAAAATAGTAATTCTACTTGTTGCTTTTTTTACGGCAACAGCAACCATACAAGCCCAAGATTCAGCCATTAAAAACTTTGCAAAGGCTGACAAAACTTTTATTAAGCAACTAAACACCGTTTTAGAAAGCTATTATCCGCTTAAAGACGCTTTGGTTAAAACCTCGGCAACAACTGCGGCAACAGCGGCTACCGATTTAGCTAATACGCTTGAAAAGGCAAAAACAGATAAACTTACCGACGAACAAAAAACCTACTATACAGGCCACTACAGCCATCTTACTACCCAACTGCAATTAATTGCAGGCAGCAGTGATGTGGAAGTACAGCGCAAGGCGTTTGAGCAGGTTTCGTTAAGTATGTATGCGTTGATTAAATCGTTTAAGGCTAATGCTCAAACTGTTTACCGCCAATACTGCCCTATGGCATTTAAAGGCCAAGGAGCTTATTGGCTATCAGACAATGAGGAGGTAATGAACCCTTACTTTGGAAACAAAATGCTGCACTGCGGCAATGTTGAAGAAGAGTTTTAA